Below is a genomic region from Actinoallomurus bryophytorum.
CCGCCGTCCTCGTCCCCGACGCGCTCGGCGTACTCGAGAACATCGAAATCTCCCGCTGACGAGAGGCGCGAATGACCACCACCAGTGAGTCGCGAACGGCCCGTACGGCGGGCGAGGTACTCGCATGGAGCCGCGGCATGGTCGACCCGGCATTACGTTCGGCCGTCGACACGCTGCCCGGCTCGATGCGGCTGATCGCAGGCCACCATTTCGGCTGGTGGGACGAGCGAGGCGACCCGACCGACGTCGCCGCCGGAGGCAAGGCGATCCGGCCCGCGCTCGCCCTGCTCGCGGCCGAGGCCGTGGGCGCGGAGCCGTCCGTGGCCGTGCCCGCCGCGGCCGGCATCGAGCTCGTGCACAGCTTCTCGCTCCTGCACGACGACGTGATGGACGGCGACCGTACCCGCAGGCACCGTCCCACGACGTGGGCCGCGTTCGGGGTCGGCGCCGCGATCCTCGGCGGTGACGCCCTGCTGACGCTGGCGTTCGACGTGCTGGCGGGGAGCGAGCACCCGGCCGCCACGGAGAGCATGCGGCGGCTGAGCGCCGCCGTACAGGACCTGGTCGACGGCCAGAGCGCGGACATCGCCTTCGAGACCCGCGCGGACGTCGACCTGCCCGAATGCCTGACCATGGCGGAGAGAAAGACCGGAACCCTGCTGGGATGCGCGTGCGAGCTGGGCGCACGGTTCGCCGGGCGTCCGGACCACGCGGGCCGCCTACGCGTGTTCGGCGAGCGCCTGGGCCTCGCGTTCCAGCTCGTCGACGACCTGCTCGGCATCTGGGGAGACCCCAAGGTCACCGGCAAGCCGATCCACTCCGACCTGCGCCACCGCAAAAAGTCGCTGCCGGTGGTCGCCGCCCTGACCTCGGACACTCCGGCCGGCCACTCGCTGGCGGCGCTGTACCACCGGGACGCGCCGTTGTCCGACGACGAGCTCATGGACGCCGCCGAGCTCATCGAGCTGGCCGGGGGCCGCGTCTGGTGCCGGCGGAAGGCCGACGAACTGCTGGCGGACGCGCTGTGTCAGCTGTGGTCGATCGCCCCGGTGGAGCGCCCGGCACGGGAGCTCGAGACGCTCGCCCGCCTGGTCACCGATCGAGACCACTGAACGGCCGCCGGGCCGCGTTCACTCCGTGGGTCACGGCGTGACGGGGTGCCGCGACTGGAAGGCGAGCCGCTGGTCCGCGTCTTCGGCGAGCTCGCCGACTATGTCGTCGAGCGTCATGAACACCTCCCAGGGCTCCTGCCGGGAGGCCGCCGCGAGATGGTCGACGATCAGCTGTTCGAGCTCCGGCACCCGTTTACCCTTCCAGACCTTGTCGGCGAGACTCACCAGGAGATCCTCGAACGCGATGTCGGCCCCGGCCCACTCGGCGTGGGTACGGGCGAAGCGAGCCAGCCGCTCCGTCACTCCATGGTCGAGCAGCAGCCGGTAGCCGATCTCCTCGTGGGCCGAACCCGGCCCGGAGAGCTCTCCCGTACGTACGGACTTGCCGATGTCGTGGGTGGCGGCGCCGTAGATGACGGCCTCCCGGTCGATCCGCACGCCGGGATACCGGCGGCCCAGCAGGTCGACGAGCCGGTACGCGACGTCGTGCACGGCTCGCAGGTGCGCCGCCAGCCGCGGCGGCACGTCGAGGCGGCGGAGGAGAAGCTCCACCTGGTCCGGCAGCGCCCGCAGCGTGGGCGTACCGGACTCCGTTAGGGCTCGATCCAGAGCCACAGAGCTCACCTCCAGCACGTTGGCGACCGGTCTGTCCGTGTCAGCGACTTCCGGCGTGGGCAGGCCCGGCCGCGAGCCCGTCGCCCGCCGGCACCGGGGGAGCCGTTCAAAGCGATCCGGCGCCGGGCCGTGGCCCGCCGCCGCGGTCCTCGGTGGGGTCGTCGGGCACCCGTACGACGGCCTCCACGGGGGACAGCTTGGCCGGGATGGAGCCGCCGCGCAGCAGGGTTCGGAAAGTCGGGTACGCCATCTGCTCGCCGCGGCGGCGTTCCATCTCCCGCCGGCCCGGCTTACCGGCGTGGTGGCCGTACCGTCGCGGGCGTCCCGGCGTGCAGGGGATCCGGCCCTTGGTCGTGACCGCAGGCCGGGAACGGCCGGCGGAGTGAGGGCCACGCCGTCGGGTTCGGCGTTCTGCGGCGGGGCCTTTCTGGCCTCCGCCCGTCGGGGCTTGATGGTGAGGGTCGGCGCCTCGCGGCGCTCGCCGCCGGAACCGCCCTGGTCGCACTCGTCCTGGCGATCGCGCCCATCTTCGGCCTGCAGATCGGCCAGACCGGCTCTGACGCGCTGGCCCGCAACGGGGCCGCCCACGACACCTTGGTCTCGCTGCGCGACAACGGGGTCGGCACGGGGATCCTGACCCCGATGAACCTCCTGGTGAAGCCCGGCGCGGACGCCCAGGCCCTCGCCGCCGCGGCACGGAAGGTCGACGGGGTACGGATGGCGATCGTCGCGGCTCGCGGCCGGGGCGGCGTCACGGACATCGTCGTGGTCCCCGACCACGAGACGCTGGACCAGTCCAGCGTGGCGACGGTGACCGCCGTCCGCAAAGCGACCAGGGACCTGCCCGGTTACGACGGCATCGCCGGCCAGGGCGCGACCGTCATCGACTACCAGAAGGCGGTCTACGACAACTTCCCGTACGTGCTCGGGCTGATCGCCCTGGTCACGTTCCTGCTGCTGGTACGGACCTTCCGCTCGATCCTGCTGCCCCTGAAGGCGGTCGTGCTCAACGTGCTCAGCGTGGCCGCGGTCTTCGGGCTTTCGACCTGGTTCTGGCAGGACGGACACGGCTCGAACGCGGTCTTCGGGATCGCCGGGACCGGAGCGATCACGTTCTGGCTCCCCGTCCTCATCTTCGCGTTCCTGTTCGGGCTCTCGATGGACTACGAGGTGTTAATCCTGGCCCGCATGCGCGAGGCGTACGACCGTAACGGCTCGACCTCCTACGCCGTGGAGTACGGCCTGGGTCGCACCGGCAGGCTGGTCACCTCCGCGGCCCTGATCCTGTTCTTCGCCTTCGCGGCCCTGGCCTCGACGAACCAGACCGACATCAAGGTGATGGCCACGGCCCTCGGCGCCGGCATCCTGCTCGACGCCACCGTCGTCCGCGCCCTGCTGGTGCCCGCCCTGGTCTCGCTGTTCGGCAAGTACAACTGGTGGCTCCCGGCATCCGTGGCCAAGGTGCTGCGGGTCGAGCCGTCACCCCTCAGGCCCGACACCACCGTCGTGCCCGGTGCGGTCTCGGACGAGTACGAGCCCGCTCTGTCCTGACCGCACGAGGACCGAACGACGGCTCGGCGAGTCACCCGGCGGCGTACGGCACATCGCCGTCCGCCGCCGGCGATCGCGGAGGCGCGCCTACCGGGAGTCGGCGCCCTGGCAGCGCGACGGCACTCGGGTGAGTCCGTCTTCTGATTTTTTTTCGTGGTGGTGTCGAATGGGGCCGGGTCTGTTCGTAGCCAAGGTGAGAGGCCGGCAACGGGCCGGTCGCCGCTCACCGGAGGCTCACCATGTCCGTCACCACCACCCCGACCGCCACCACGACGACCGCCACCGCCACCGCCGCCCCTGCCAAGTCGCTGATCTTCGGTGGCCTGACCGCGGCGGCTCTCGCCGCGGCGGCGACCGCGACCCTGGCCGCGGTGGGTAAGGCCGCGGGGATCAGCCTGGTCGTCGGCGGCGGGCCGATCCCGGTATCCGGGTTCGCCGTACTGACCGTCATCTTCTCCACGGTCGGCCTGGCCCTGGCCCTCATCCTGACCCGCACGGTCCACCGCCCGCGCACCGTCTTCGTCCGCACCACGATCACCCTCACCGCGCTGTCACTGATACCCGACCTGGCCGCAGACGCAGCCGGAGCCACCAAGATGCTGCTCATGTCAACGCATCTGCTCGCCGCCGTGATCGTGATCCCGGCCATCACCCGCCGCCTGTCCGCCTGACCCTTGCCAAGGAACTCGCCAAAGAGCGTGCACACCGTGGACCAGGAGAGCGTGAGCGCCACCTTGGCCATCGCCGTGCCCGCCGAGAGGGTGTTCGCGGTGCCGGCGGATCCGGGGATCCAGGGCGCGATCGATGGCACCGGCTGGGTTCAGGAATCCGTCGACCGTGCGCCGCTCACCTGGCCGACCTCGCCGCACCCAGCGGCGATGACCTCAACGGAGACGACCCGCACCACCTGTCAGATACGTCCTAGGTCCGGACGGCGGTGTCCGTGGCGTTCGGGGGCCGGGCGTTGTCGGCGAACGTGGCCAGCCCGGTCTCGAGGAGCCGGGCCGCGCGATGGACATCGGCGGTGATCGCGTCGCGGACCTGTGCAGGGGTGCGGATGCCGTCCAGGTACTTGCCCCAGGCGTGCAACTGCACGGGCCACAGGCCGAGGAGGGCGGTCGCGGCGATCTGGGGTTCCGGGTCCTGGGGGCCGAGCCCGGCTCGCTCGGCCAGGACCTCGGCGGCCACGGCGATCAGACGTTCGAGCATCTCGCGCTGGTGGGCGCGCAGCGAGGGCGTGGACATGATCAGCAAACTGAAGCGCCGGACCGCGGCGCTGGCCCAGGCCTTGTCGTCCTGCGCCTCCAGCCAGGAGATCATGGCGTTCAGATCCTCTGCCAGGATCCGCAGCACCGCCTCGACGGGCGTCCTGTCCGGCTCGGCCAGGTCGGTCCGCAGCACGGCCATCACCGTGTCCGGAAGGTCGAGTACCAGCGACTCCTTGGTCGGGAAGTAGTTGAACACCGTCTTCTCCGAGACGCCGCACGCCTCGGCGATCTCCGAGATGGGAACGGCGTCGAAGCCGCGCTCCAGGAACATCTCCGTCGCGGTGTCGGTCAGCTGCCGGCGCATCGCGCGCTTCTTGCGCTCACGCAGCCCCTCGGGACTGGGTGCCGGACCCCTGGGGGCTCGGAACGCGGCCCAGTCAACCGTTCGTGCACTCACGCTCAGAGAATAGTCCTACGCCCTACAATTACTGCTACTATAAAATTATAGTGACAGTAGTTTTACTCCGACGTCGGACCGGTCACAGGGTTGAGGGACCATCGTGCGCATTCTCGAGCTCATCAACCTGTTCTTCGCCGGCATGCTGGCGGGCGCGGAGTTCGTGGTCCGTTTCGGCGTACGCGCCGCCATCGGCACTCTCGACCTGCAACCGTCGATCCGGCTCCGCCAGGCCCTGATCCGTACGCTGCGGCTGGTGGTTCCCGGCGTCTACCTGCCGGCGATGCTGACCGGCATCGCCGTCACGATCTGGAACGGAGGCGGCAGCGGCTTCGCCATCCAGTGCGCGGCCATGGCCGCGATGCTCGGGTGGACCCTGGCCACCTTCACGGGCACCGTCCCCATCAACGCCGCCATCCTGGACAAGTGGCAGGCCAGTGCCCCGCCCGCGGACTGGAAAGAGACCATCCGCCGCTGGGAGCGGCTGGACACGGCACGTACCTCGGCGGCGGTCGCGGCCTTCGCGCTCTTCCTGACCGCCGTGGGAGTCCAGCTTCCCTAGCCCGCCCGCGTCGACCCGGGCTCCGTGATCGGCCAGGAGGAGATCTTCGGTCCGGTCCTGACGATCCTGCCCTACAAGGACGAGGACGAGGCGGTCCAGTTCGGCCGCCTCGGCATCGAGGAGTACCTGGAGACCAAGGCCCTCCTACGCTGACGGCCCCGGCTGGATCCGCGTCGACCTGACCTTGGCGAGGGTGAAGCACGGCTGAAGCAGATCTGAAGGCGCCGGGGCCTTGACTGAGGGCGTCACCAGGAGTGCGGGCACACACTCCTCCCTTCGTCAGAAAGGAACCGCCGACATGCTCGGAACACGAACGGCACCGACGGCAGGTAAGAGATCGTTGGTGCTGGCCATCGCCGCCGGTGCCATCACGACGGGAGCGGCACTGTCGATGAGCGCTCCCGCGGCGCACGCCGCCACGCAGACGACAGCGAA
It encodes:
- a CDS encoding MMPL family transporter, translating into MNLLVKPGADAQALAAAARKVDGVRMAIVAARGRGGVTDIVVVPDHETLDQSSVATVTAVRKATRDLPGYDGIAGQGATVIDYQKAVYDNFPYVLGLIALVTFLLLVRTFRSILLPLKAVVLNVLSVAAVFGLSTWFWQDGHGSNAVFGIAGTGAITFWLPVLIFAFLFGLSMDYEVLILARMREAYDRNGSTSYAVEYGLGRTGRLVTSAALILFFAFAALASTNQTDIKVMATALGAGILLDATVVRALLVPALVSLFGKYNWWLPASVAKVLRVEPSPLRPDTTVVPGAVSDEYEPALS
- a CDS encoding anthrone oxygenase family protein → MRILELINLFFAGMLAGAEFVVRFGVRAAIGTLDLQPSIRLRQALIRTLRLVVPGVYLPAMLTGIAVTIWNGGGSGFAIQCAAMAAMLGWTLATFTGTVPINAAILDKWQASAPPADWKETIRRWERLDTARTSAAVAAFALFLTAVGVQLP
- a CDS encoding HD domain-containing protein, yielding MALDRALTESGTPTLRALPDQVELLLRRLDVPPRLAAHLRAVHDVAYRLVDLLGRRYPGVRIDREAVIYGAATHDIGKSVRTGELSGPGSAHEEIGYRLLLDHGVTERLARFARTHAEWAGADIAFEDLLVSLADKVWKGKRVPELEQLIVDHLAAASRQEPWEVFMTLDDIVGELAEDADQRLAFQSRHPVTP
- a CDS encoding family 2 encapsulin nanocompartment cargo protein polyprenyl transferase → MTTTSESRTARTAGEVLAWSRGMVDPALRSAVDTLPGSMRLIAGHHFGWWDERGDPTDVAAGGKAIRPALALLAAEAVGAEPSVAVPAAAGIELVHSFSLLHDDVMDGDRTRRHRPTTWAAFGVGAAILGGDALLTLAFDVLAGSEHPAATESMRRLSAAVQDLVDGQSADIAFETRADVDLPECLTMAERKTGTLLGCACELGARFAGRPDHAGRLRVFGERLGLAFQLVDDLLGIWGDPKVTGKPIHSDLRHRKKSLPVVAALTSDTPAGHSLAALYHRDAPLSDDELMDAAELIELAGGRVWCRRKADELLADALCQLWSIAPVERPARELETLARLVTDRDH
- a CDS encoding TetR family transcriptional regulator, translated to MSARTVDWAAFRAPRGPAPSPEGLRERKKRAMRRQLTDTATEMFLERGFDAVPISEIAEACGVSEKTVFNYFPTKESLVLDLPDTVMAVLRTDLAEPDRTPVEAVLRILAEDLNAMISWLEAQDDKAWASAAVRRFSLLIMSTPSLRAHQREMLERLIAVAAEVLAERAGLGPQDPEPQIAATALLGLWPVQLHAWGKYLDGIRTPAQVRDAITADVHRAARLLETGLATFADNARPPNATDTAVRT
- a CDS encoding DUF6069 family protein, translating into MSVTTTPTATTTTATATAAPAKSLIFGGLTAAALAAAATATLAAVGKAAGISLVVGGGPIPVSGFAVLTVIFSTVGLALALILTRTVHRPRTVFVRTTITLTALSLIPDLAADAAGATKMLLMSTHLLAAVIVIPAITRRLSA